DNA sequence from the Teretinema zuelzerae genome:
TGAAGGGGGAACACCCGTTCGACTCCGACGCCGTAGGAATTCTTGCGCACGGTAAAGGTCTTGCCGATGCCGGAATTCTTGAAACAGATTACGAGGCCTTCGTACAGCTGAATGCGCTCGGTCTTTCCTTCGACGATCTTAAAGTGAACCTTGACGGTGTCGCCGACTTTAAATGCGGGTACTTCAGCCTTTTTCTGGCTTTCTTCGATCGTTCGGATCAGATCCATTCCCATTTTGAAGCTCCTTGATGATTTTTTCCGCTTCCTCTGAAAGGGAGCCGGAAATCCGGGCCTGTTCTATCAGGTCCGGCCGCACGCGCAACGTTTTCTCGACGCGTTTCCGCAAACGCCAGCGGCGGATATTTTCATGATGCCCCGAAAGAAGCATCTCCGGGACAGACATATCCCGGAATATTTCAGGTCTCGTATACTGGGGATACTCCAGCAACCCGTCGGAAAAGCTTTCCTCCGCCAGGGATTCGCTGGAAATAACGCCGTCGATGAGCCGGTACACGGTATCGATGATCACGGTAGCCGCCAGTTCGCCCGACGACATCACGTAATCTCCGATGGAAATCTCATCATCAACCCACCCGTCTATTATCCTCTGATCGATGCCTTCGTATCGACCGCAGATAAAAACGAGCTCCTCTTCATGAGACAGCTCCTGTGCAAGCCTTTGAGTCAAAGGCGTGCCGGAAGGAGTCACGTACACAACCCGGGGCCGGTTTGAAGCCGTTTCAGGGGATTTGAATCCCGCTCCTACGGATTCGAGAGCCAGGGCAAGAGGTTCAGGAAGCATGAGCATTCCGGGAACATGCTTATCGTTGACGGCTCCATAGGGTTTATCATCGCAGGATTTATGCTTATTAAAGGCAAAATCGCGGATATTAACCAGATTGTAGGCAATAATTCCCTTCTTGACCGCCCGTGCCATAATCGAATTATCGAAAAAAGCCTGCGGTATTTCAGGGAATAAGGTCAGCACATGGAACTTCATGGAATTAATCCAGAATCCAGCGGTGCATCAGCTCAACGGTCCGCGCCTGCAAGTCAACCTTGCCGACGAATTCCTTACGCATGGGAACAAGACGCGTTTGTTTTCCGGATGGCGCGTCTTTTTTAGAGACGGAAGCATCGTGCGTCGACGCTTCAACCGATTCCGGAACAGAGCCCTCGAAGAGAGTAACCGCGAGAAGGTCACCCGCTCCGCCTTCCACTACATCTGTGATGTTTCCTATTGGAAGACCCTCATATACAAGAACACACTGACAAAGATCGCTGACATAGTACTCGCCCTCCGAAAGAGGACAAGCCAAGTCGCGCGGAACCAGAATTTGCGCGCCGGCGAGCGTTTTAGCCTGCTCCGGCGTATCGATTCCGCGAAATTTAATCAACAGACACTGGCTGTGGCCTTCCACGGCCTCGATGTCGTATGACTTCTCGGCGCCGGTCTTATTGATCCGCAGAACCACCGAAGAGAGATCAGCGAAGTGATCGACCTCTCCGGAAGAACTGTCAACTCGAACAAAGCCGTCCAGCCCGTGAGCCGAACGGACAACCCCTGTTATCATCAAATCCATCAGTCAAGAATTTCCAGAGAAACCCTTTTACCGGATTTGCCGGAAGAAGCGCTCAGCACGGTTCGCATCGCTTTGGCAATGCGTCCGTATTTGCCGATCACCTTGCCGATATCATCCGGCGCGACACGGAGTTCGAGGATGGTGGCTTTTTCGCCCTCAACCTCATTAACCGTTACCGCACCGGGATCGTCTACCAGGGATTTAGCAATATATTCAACTAAATCTTTTTCCACGCTCGGTGCCCTTCCCGTGTCTTACAGGCTGAAGTTCTTGCGGTTCAGGAGGCTGCGCACGGTATCAGTAGGCTGAGCACCGTTATTAAGCCACTTGCGAACCTTGTCGGCGTCGAAAGCAACCTGCTTTTCTTCCGCTTCGATAGGATGATAGATTCCCAACTCATCGAGAGTTCGGCCATCGCGGGGAACGCGGGAATCCTGCA
Encoded proteins:
- the rplS gene encoding 50S ribosomal protein L19 codes for the protein MDLIRTIEESQKKAEVPAFKVGDTVKVHFKIVEGKTERIQLYEGLVICFKNSGIGKTFTVRKNSYGVGVERVFPLHSPRIADIELVRPGKVRRAKLYYIREKIGKAAKIKTLIVKKHTEA
- the trmD gene encoding tRNA (guanosine(37)-N1)-methyltransferase TrmD, which codes for MKFHVLTLFPEIPQAFFDNSIMARAVKKGIIAYNLVNIRDFAFNKHKSCDDKPYGAVNDKHVPGMLMLPEPLALALESVGAGFKSPETASNRPRVVYVTPSGTPLTQRLAQELSHEEELVFICGRYEGIDQRIIDGWVDDEISIGDYVMSSGELAATVIIDTVYRLIDGVISSESLAEESFSDGLLEYPQYTRPEIFRDMSVPEMLLSGHHENIRRWRLRKRVEKTLRVRPDLIEQARISGSLSEEAEKIIKELQNGNGSDPNDRRKPEKG
- the rimM gene encoding ribosome maturation factor RimM (Essential for efficient processing of 16S rRNA) — protein: MDLMITGVVRSAHGLDGFVRVDSSSGEVDHFADLSSVVLRINKTGAEKSYDIEAVEGHSQCLLIKFRGIDTPEQAKTLAGAQILVPRDLACPLSEGEYYVSDLCQCVLVYEGLPIGNITDVVEGGAGDLLAVTLFEGSVPESVEASTHDASVSKKDAPSGKQTRLVPMRKEFVGKVDLQARTVELMHRWILD
- a CDS encoding KH domain-containing protein, which encodes MEKDLVEYIAKSLVDDPGAVTVNEVEGEKATILELRVAPDDIGKVIGKYGRIAKAMRTVLSASSGKSGKRVSLEILD
- the rpsP gene encoding 30S ribosomal protein S16, whose amino-acid sequence is MSVKIRLKKFGSKARPYYRIVVQDSRVPRDGRTLDELGIYHPIEAEEKQVAFDADKVRKWLNNGAQPTDTVRSLLNRKNFSL